The DNA segment ttttagttagcagCATTGCTTGGGTCTTGTGCGCTGCAAAGTTCAGTTTGTTTTGTTTCCCCCATGTGACAGTCTTGTCAAGCACGTGGTTGATGGTATCCTCCATCCCGGCGATGGACTTTCCGGAGAACACTAGGACTCCGTCGTCTGCGAATGCCTGGCAGTAAACCTCCTCTGACGATAGTGTTTGAAGCAATGGGTCCAGTATGATGTTCCAGAAGGTAGGTCCACCTACGGAGCCTTGAACGCATCCTTTGGTGGTTTCCCTTTCACTGGTTTCCCCTGCATAATTGACTACTATCTTCCTGTCTTTGAGGTACGATTTCACCACCAGGTAGAGATTCCTTGGGCAGCGCCTGTTTAGAAGTTGGTCCTTGAGAGCCGGCCACCACGCGTTGTCGAAGGCCCCCTCTATGTCCAGCGAGACTATGATTACGGACTTCTTGTTCCCAAGCTCATTCCGTATATGTCTCAGTAGGTCATAGAGGGCGTCCTCGGTTCCGCGCTGTGGCATGAAGCCGTATTGACGCTGGTTAAGGGTTGGGAGTAGGTGCCATTGTAGTCTTCCTACCAGGAGTTTTTCTACCGTCTTCCCTAAAATGGACAAGAGTCCAATTGGGCGGTAGGACTTCGGATGGGTGTAGTCCGACTTTCCTGGTTTCGTTAGGATTACTACGTGAGCCCTTTTCCAATGCTTGGGGAAGTATGACATGGTTAAGCACTTGTTTGCTAAAGCCATGAACACCTCCACCCTGCATCTGATGGCTCTGGCACATATGTCGGACGTGAGCCCGTCTGGCCCCGGCGCCTTCTTTGGATTCTGCGCCATAAGCACAGCCTCCACTTCAGGCACCGTGAACAGCGGATCGTCGCCCTTCAATTCTCCCAACTCGCTTCTTTCCGCTTGTTCCACTCTTTCTCTGAGTTGTGTGTGGTAGGTGTTGTCCGTTGATACCGAGTCGTCAGGGTAGAATGTGGTGGCAAGAAGGTCAGCTGACTGTTTTGGACTTAAAGTCTTGCCGTCTGACCCCCTGAGAAGGACATCATCTTGTCTTCCCTTTGTCCTCCTGATAACTCGGTATATTCCGTCCCACATACTCTCTTTCTCCTAAGTGGTGCAGAACTCCTTCCAGCTTTGGGTTTGGGCCTCTTGCATGCTTTGGGCGTATAACGCCTTGGCCTCCCTGTACTCTTGTACTACGGCTTCAATTCTGGTGGGTGCTGCGTTTCGTATGCGCCTCTTCTTCCGCAATACGTCTCGCTGCTGCTCGTCGAGCTCTTCCGTCCACCACGGAGGTTTACCCACTGTTCTCCTTTTGCCCACTCTGGGAATTGCGCTTGCGCACGCCTCCTGAATGGCTGCGGTGTAGGCTTCTATGATGGAGTCCATTTCCCCACCGGTTGACACTGCATTGATGGTGTCGATATTGATGTTCTTCTCTTCTAGGGACTTGTGTAATTGTGAATCGAATTTCAACCAGTCCGCCTTGCTGGTGTTGTAGCGCCTTGTGGTGGGGATTGAGACTGGTTTCAGTTTCTCTCCCACCTCAAGCGTGAACTGTATGGCGTTGTGATCAGACGTGGTTAATCCTCGATTCACTTTCCACTCTTTTATTTTCCCTAGAAGGTTTGTGCTGCAGGACGTAACATCTACTATGCTTGTGTACATCCTGCCCCGTCGACACTCCTCGAATGTTGGCGTGTTACCTGTGTTTAGGATATGAAACTCCATTTCCCCTAGAAAGGAGTTGTAGGCGTATCCCCTCTGGTCCTCGGATGAGCTTCCCCACCAGTGGCTCCAGGCGTTGACGTCACCCCCGACTATGATGTTATTGGTTTGTCCTTTTAATTTGTTGCATACTGCTTTGGTACGCTCTATGTACGGCTCTATCTCCGAGTCACCTTCATAGTAGACAGAGACTACTCCCAACTTAAGCCTACCAGATTCCAGCAGTACGGCCGATTCGGTTTCGGTTACGAGCTGCGGGTCGTTTGTAACCCGAAACAAGTCCCCGAAGACAATTATCGCCGCCTTTACTGGTTTCTTCCGATTCAGAGTGCACTGGATGACTTTTGTGCCTGGGTACTGCTTTACTGTTCCACTAGTACCGACATATGGTTCCTGTACTAGTGCCACAGTGACTTTTCCCCTTTCTGCTGCTTGGAGCAGTTCGGTAGTGGCTTGTTTGGAGCGTCTTAAGTTGGCTTGGATGAAGCGCAACCTTGTGCCTCTGCTACTCTCCGGTGTACTTGAGCCGGTCGCGTCTTGGCTGCCTTTAGCAGTATGCAATCTTTGCGCGCGCTATGCCGTCCCATACAGCTCTTTCCGGACATTCATCGCTGAATGCCATGTGTGCTTTGTTGTTGTTGGTGGCCCCCTTTTGAGCTTTCATGCAGTTTCTGCACTTGGGCTCGCCTCCTTGCTTGCGGACCGGGCAGTCTTGCCAGGAATGGGAATCGCCGCAGTAATTGCAGGCCTGGTCCCGTTCCTTGCATAGGGCTTTGGTATGCCCGAATCCTAAGCACTTAGCGCACTGCACTAGGGGCGATTGGTCCTCCACTGGTCTCTTCTCGAGCCCGATGTGGACGTGCCCCGCTTCCAGTATGCGCTTGTGAAGTTTAGGTGCCACCTCTAGCACTGGGTGACATTGGAGGTTGTTCCGCGCGCGCTTTCTGTACCTAACCTTCAACGACGCGTCTTCCCCTTTCAGCCCTTCGAATAATTCCTTATTCTGGGCTCTGAGGTTCTGACACAACTCGTCGTCAGTATGGTACGCCATCAGGTTCTTCACCTTTATTAGTGGGTGTGCCGCCTTCGCCTCTTTGACCTTTAGAGTCGctgctgtttttattttttgttgtaacaGCCGCGCATCCTCGGGGGACTCGCAGCTGAGTACAATTTTACTATTGCGGGCCTTTCGCACGCGGTCGACTCTCAGGCCACTGCTCTTGAAGTCCAGGGTAGTTCTTATAGTGTCAAGCACCCCGTCGCCAGTTTTGGTGGGATCAGTGCTGGACACTATAAGAGTGTGGTTAGGCCTGGGCTTTGGCTTGCACTTGAGAGTCTCGGCGTACGTGCGGGCCGTTGTTGTTTCCGGTGTTTTTAGTTTGGAGTTGAACCACTGCATCGAGGTGGTCAGAGCCTTTGACGTGCTCGCGATTTCCGCTACGTCGGCCTTGAGAGGGTTTAATAAGCCCTCTATTGTGGCCGTCGTATCGGTCATCGCGAGCTCCGTCCCTAAGCCCATCGCACCTGACGCCTGTAGTCCACCGTTTGCTAGGACGACGTCCTTGACCTCGCTTACTTCCTCAAGGAGCTTGCTTGCCTTCTTGTGGATAGGTGCCGTGGCCGTTGACAGCTCTTCCCGGACCTCCTCTCTGGTCGCACATTTCAGGTCGGAGATTCCCTTTTTGATCAGGGCTATCTCCTTCCTGGAAGCCTCCATCTCTGTCCTGAGTGAGGCTAGCGACTGTTGCAGAGGGTCAGTTTCCGGCCGGGAAGTTGGTGACGCACTAGGTGTTTGGCTCCCGTGCTTTTTTGGCGACCTATCCTGTTTGATGTAAAAGATCTCGGTAGCTAACGAGGTTAGCTTGTCCGAGATCTCAGCCAGCTCCTTGGTGTGGTCGACACTGGATTGAATGTAGGTTGGCGGAGGTGGTAATGCCCGAGGGGTCTCTTCTCGGCGAGATGTCTTGACCGTACTGATCAAGCCCCCCACCTCACTGTTCAACCAGCTCTGGATCCCCTCCGCCAAGCCCTGTGTCTCCTTGAGTGTCTCCTGGGTGGTCTGGAGACGCTTGTCGAAGTCCTCCCTTAGGCGCTGCATCTCCACATGGTGGGCTCTCTCCACTCGCACTAGTTCTCTCGCGGCTCTCGATCTCTCCACTTCGAGGTTCAGGCGGTGCCTGTTCCTGGAGTCAGCTAGCGAGAGGACCAGCTCGTAGAGATTGCCTAGGCACTCTACTGCAGTTGCTCGTAATTCCCTTTTCAGGGTCTTTGAGCTCTCTAGTGCCCCTTTACCCACCAAGAGATACTCCCTCGCTCTTTGGGTGGCGAGGTCTTTGCTTACTCCCGTGTGTGTGCCAATCGACGGAAGCAAGCTCAGACGTCCGGTTGGTTGACTGTCCACGTCAGTCCATTGGGATCCATTGCTGGATTCTTCCCATTTGTAGTCTTCCAGGACTGGATTGACTGCTGGGATTGGTCCGGCATAGTCCTCTTCTGTGTCCTCCTCCCCCTTTCCAGGTGTGGTGGAAATGACGATGCTGTATGCATCTTTGCGCGCTATCGCCACTTCAGGGGGGCCCTGGACTTTGGTTGACGCCGACTGGTCAACCTCCTCCTTGGAGCCCGGTTGTTCTGGCTCCTGTCCGGTTTTTTGGGGGGATTTATGCTTACGGGGAGGCGGTGTCGGTGCGTTTGTCCTCGCTTTGACCGGTGTCGTGAGGGTGTCATCCAGCATTGACACATCGGCAATCTGCCGCTGATCGTCGATGCTGGACTGCCTCGCGGTCACCTGTGCGTATTTATGACACGCTACCCGTCTTAGCCCCCCCGTATTTACACTCTTCTTAAGTTCCTGAGTGATGGCGTAGTTTTTCCCTATTTCCACAGGCTCGCCTTTTTTGGGAGCCCGACTACGGGTTTTTTTTGTAACTTTCCCTGCTGAGGGTTTAAGTTTTGTAGGATGGCCGAGTGGCTGCTGTGGAGGTGCACGTACGACTTCACTCTTTTTTGGATgtttgtctttttgtttttgttgtggTTTTGATTGGTCCGATTGATGTGTGTGTGGTATTTGAGTAGGTTGTGGAGTGTGTAGTGTTTCTGATAGTGGTGATTGAggttgtgtgggttgtgtgtgttgtgtgggGTGTGTAGTGTCTTTAGGTGTTGGTTGTTTTGATGATTGCGGTTGTGCGGTTTGTGGAGTGTTtggtgtgtctgtgtgtgtttgTCGCTGTGTAGGTTGTGTGGTGTGTGTATGTTGTGTGGGGTGTTCCGATGTTTGTAACTGTGCAGATTGTGGAGTGTTTGGTGTGtctgtgtttgtttgttgttttgttggCTGTTGTTCTTCTGTGTGAATTTGTTGTGATTGTGttgtgttttctgtattttcaaggttagcccagctgacgtcatccgaccctgcgttaccatttcgtaaaaaaaaaattacccaccACATCcaatgttatttattaatttactttgcaaggaaattttgtactgttagtaaaagatttacgtagttttaatgatttttgtatacgtgacaaatgttagtaattaaatacattagttatTCGCttaaatttcaataataaaatatgcgtCCCTGGAATGTTGCAGATACCACTTggatggtaacacttacgtcatcaatgggctaggaATGGCGGTTTGTAATAAGATTGAGCATACcagttcttataccatggtattaACAACAGTGACTAGAATCTGTATTCTAGCGACTTGTCCTACACGCCCCGACAAGGGTTACAGGCGTGAATATGTATGTAaaggtgaaataaaacaaataattaattaaattatattatttaataatatacacTACTATATTTTACAACAGTTCAAATCGAGAATACATACAATATCATCtcccgttatcccgtttctcacggggtccgtttaactaacctgaaaatttgacaattttgacaggtccggttttttacagaagcgactgcctgtctgaccttccaacccgcgaagagaaaaccaggccaatacaggttaggtcacactccgaaacacatttctcgggaatgtggtttcctcacgatgtttttctaaatacataaaataaaaatataaaaacaactttaGCATTATATAGGGTAAAATATACGCCGAAATGTACCTATCATAAATTCATGCTATTATCCACAGCGTGGTAGACAGTGAGAATTATTGCTGTCACTTGTACCTCACGTTACCAGGTTTGTAgtataccatctaattttattttaagttacacctgtcattttcttatccgccgaaaaggaaagggatgggtaatcaacagtcataaagtttatggaacacacgtcaattttaggcagacatttaaaaaaccctcccgaaattttatattggtcaataacccgacagaattaagtagacagcacacaTGGAACGGGTTGCAAATCAGAGAGATGcccattttattcgcccgggttattcattcattttaaaattaacagttgtcaatcatccgtccctttccttttcggtggataagaaaatgacgggtatagcttaaaataaaattaggtgcgGGGCCAATGTCGTtaagttgtaaatgta comes from the Pectinophora gossypiella unplaced genomic scaffold, ilPecGoss1.1 Pgos_58, whole genome shotgun sequence genome and includes:
- the LOC126381497 gene encoding uncharacterized protein LOC126381497; translation: MLDDTLTTPVKARTNAPTPPPRKHKSPQKTGQEPEQPGSKEEVDQSASTKVQGPPEVAIARKDAYSIVISTTPGKGEEDTEEDYAGPIPAVNPVLEDYKWEESSNGSQWTDVDSQPTGRLSLLPSIGTHTGVSKDLATQRAREYLLVGKGALESSKTLKRELRATAVECLGNLYELVLSLADSRNRHRLNLEVERSRAARELVRVERAHHVEMQRLREDFDKRLQTTQETLKETQGLAEGIQSWLNSEVGGLISTVKTSRREETPRALPPPPTYIQSSVDHTKELAEISDKLTSLATEIFYIKQDRSPKKHGSQTPSASPTSRPETDPLQQSLASLRTEMEASRKEIALIKKGISDLKCATREEVREELSTATAPIHKKASKLLEEVSEVKDVVLANGGLQASGAMGLGTELAMTDTTATIEGLLNPLKADVAEIASTSKALTTSMQWFNSKLKTPETTTARTYAETLKCKPKPRPNHTLIVSSTDPTKTGDGVLDTIRTTLDFKSSGLRVDRVRKARNSKIVLSCESPEDARLLQQKIKTAATLKVKEAKAAHPLIKVKNLMAYHTDDELCQNLRAQNKELFEGLKGEDASLKVRYRKRARNNLQCHPVLEVAPKLHKRILEAGHVHIGLEKRPVEDQSPLVQCAKCLGFGHTKALCKERDQACNYCGDSHSWQDCPVRKQGGEPKCRNCMKAQKGATNNNKAHMAFSDECPERAVWDGIARAKIAYC